In Sphingomonas sp. SORGH_AS_0950, the following are encoded in one genomic region:
- a CDS encoding type II toxin-antitoxin system RelE/ParE family toxin, which translates to MAQVVWLNEALDQLDLIVAYLEAFDPEAAARIAQRLVDLGESLRDFPRRGRPAADGTRELVTVPPYILSYDVNGDIVSIVGIRHGARNLDSRPQ; encoded by the coding sequence ATGGCTCAAGTCGTCTGGCTGAACGAGGCCCTCGACCAGCTCGATCTCATCGTCGCCTATCTGGAAGCCTTTGATCCCGAGGCCGCCGCTCGAATCGCGCAGCGACTCGTGGATCTCGGCGAAAGCCTGCGAGACTTTCCTCGCCGTGGCCGTCCCGCTGCGGATGGCACCCGCGAGCTGGTGACGGTTCCTCCTTACATTCTCAGCTATGACGTGAACGGCGACATCGTATCGATCGTCGGCATCCGCCATGGCGCACGCAATCTGGATTCTCGCCCCCAATGA
- a CDS encoding Hsp70 family protein gives MTDIPHTVLGIDFGTTNSVIARAEGGQSHLVPLKGPKDADPVFRSALCFWEDDGIAVEAGPWAIAEYLDFPGGSRFIQSFKSVAASPVFEHATVFDKRYRFEELGRTFLDRMAAHGGGALDGKAARIVVGRPVEYAGHRPDEALARQRYDAMFARLGAEIHYVYEPLGAAFSYASRITEPATVLVADFGGGTSDFSIVRIAAPGAARRCEPLGHAGVGIAGDRFDQRLIDHLVLPLLGAGGQYRSFDKVLEIPRGYFADFGDWSRLALMRNRKTLAELEKLRRAALDPEAIGRMIAIIEEEQGYRLYDAVGRVKRDLSAAEEARFRFEGGGRSIEAGVSRKDFESWIAPDLARIEQAVDRAMTAAATGPEQIDQVFLTGGTSLMPAIRRMFEMRFGEGKIATGGELTSIAHGLALIGEQADIGAWAV, from the coding sequence ATGACCGACATTCCGCACACCGTCCTAGGCATCGACTTCGGCACCACCAACTCGGTCATCGCGCGTGCCGAGGGCGGGCAGTCCCATCTCGTCCCCCTCAAGGGGCCCAAGGACGCCGATCCGGTCTTCCGTTCGGCGCTGTGCTTCTGGGAAGATGACGGGATCGCGGTCGAGGCGGGGCCCTGGGCGATCGCCGAATATCTCGACTTTCCGGGTGGCAGCCGCTTCATCCAGTCGTTCAAGTCGGTCGCCGCCTCACCCGTGTTCGAGCATGCGACGGTGTTCGACAAACGCTATCGCTTCGAGGAACTGGGTCGCACCTTTCTCGACCGGATGGCGGCGCATGGCGGTGGCGCCCTGGACGGCAAGGCGGCGCGGATCGTGGTCGGGCGGCCGGTGGAATATGCCGGGCACCGCCCCGACGAGGCGCTCGCCCGCCAGCGTTACGACGCGATGTTCGCGCGGCTGGGGGCGGAGATCCACTATGTCTATGAACCGCTGGGCGCGGCATTCAGCTATGCCTCGCGGATCACCGAGCCCGCGACCGTATTGGTTGCCGATTTCGGCGGCGGCACCAGCGACTTTTCGATCGTCCGCATCGCCGCGCCCGGCGCCGCGCGCCGCTGCGAACCGCTGGGCCATGCCGGTGTCGGCATTGCGGGCGATCGGTTCGACCAGCGGCTGATCGATCACCTCGTCCTGCCGCTGCTGGGCGCGGGCGGCCAATATCGGTCGTTCGACAAGGTGCTGGAGATTCCGCGCGGCTATTTCGCCGATTTCGGCGACTGGTCGCGCCTGGCGCTGATGCGCAACCGCAAGACGCTGGCCGAACTGGAGAAGCTGCGCCGCGCCGCGCTCGACCCGGAGGCGATCGGCCGGATGATCGCGATCATCGAGGAGGAGCAGGGATACCGGCTCTACGACGCGGTCGGCCGGGTGAAGCGCGACCTGTCGGCGGCGGAGGAGGCGCGGTTCCGGTTCGAAGGCGGCGGCCGGTCGATCGAGGCGGGTGTCAGCCGGAAGGATTTCGAAAGCTGGATCGCCCCCGATCTGGCGCGGATCGAGCAGGCGGTCGACCGGGCGATGACGGCGGCGGCGACCGGGCCCGAGCAGATCGACCAGGTGTTCCTGACCGGCGGCACCTCGCTGATGCCCGCGATCCGGCGGATGTTCGAGATGCGCTTCGGCGAGGGCAAGATCGCGACCGGCGGCGAACTCACCTCGATCGCGCATGGCCTGGCGCTGATCGGAGAGCAGGCGGATATCGGGGCCTGGGCGGTGTAA
- a CDS encoding NADP-dependent malic enzyme, with protein MTDEPTDQFSEREALLFHSEGRPGKIEIIASKPMATQRDLALAYSPGVAVPVLAIADDPATAYDYTAKGNLVAVISNGTAILGLGNLGALASKPVMEGKAVLFKRFADVDSIDIELKTEDVDRIIDAIELMEPSFGGINLEDIKAPECFIIEQTLRERMNIPVFHDDQHGTAIICAAGLINACLLTKRRLDEIKVVVNGAGAAAIACTELMKAMGVRHDNVIMCDRTGVIYQGRDDINQWQSAHAAVTDRRTLTEALHGADVFLGLSAAGALKPEMVKDMAPSPIIFAMANPEPEIRPELAKAARPDAIVATGRSDYPNQVNNVIGFPFIFRGALDVRATGINDEMKIAAANAIAELARQRVPEEVALAYGTQHSFGPEYIIPAPFDPRLMELVPSAVAKAAMDSGVATRPILDMDAYRQKLRARLNPTTSVLTLAYEGAKAHPKRVLFAEGEEEVVLRAAIAFKEGGYGIPVLVGRDDVYDRLAALGVTNPKEYEVHNSRTSEMVPQMVDFLYERLQRRGYLKRDAERLINQDRNIFGSVMLQLGMADAMITGITRTYAQSFREIRRVIDPVDGKVPFGIHLLVGQSHTVFIADTTVNERPSAEELADIAERTAAVARRMGHEPRVAFLSYSTFGNPEGQWIDNIRDGVAELDKRQVGFEYEGDMAPDVALNPKQMANFPFSRLSGPANVLIMPGLQSANISAKLLRELGGDSMIGPMLIGMEKPVQIAPMTSTAGDLVTLAVLAAGGIAR; from the coding sequence ATGACCGACGAACCCACCGATCAGTTCTCCGAGCGCGAGGCCCTGCTGTTCCATTCCGAGGGGCGGCCCGGCAAGATCGAGATCATCGCGTCCAAGCCGATGGCGACGCAGCGCGACCTGGCGCTGGCCTATTCGCCCGGCGTCGCGGTGCCGGTGCTGGCCATCGCCGACGATCCCGCCACCGCCTATGACTATACCGCCAAGGGCAATCTGGTCGCGGTCATCTCCAACGGCACCGCGATCCTGGGCCTGGGCAATCTCGGCGCGCTCGCCTCCAAGCCGGTGATGGAGGGCAAGGCGGTGCTCTTCAAGCGCTTCGCCGATGTCGACTCGATCGATATCGAGCTGAAGACCGAGGATGTCGACCGGATCATCGACGCGATCGAGCTGATGGAGCCGAGCTTCGGCGGCATCAACCTGGAAGACATCAAGGCCCCCGAATGCTTCATCATCGAGCAGACGCTGCGCGAGCGGATGAACATCCCGGTCTTCCATGACGACCAGCACGGCACCGCGATCATCTGCGCGGCGGGGCTCATCAATGCCTGCCTGCTGACCAAGCGGCGGCTGGACGAGATCAAGGTCGTCGTCAACGGCGCGGGCGCGGCGGCGATCGCCTGTACCGAGTTGATGAAGGCGATGGGCGTCCGCCACGACAATGTCATCATGTGCGACCGCACCGGCGTCATCTATCAGGGCCGCGACGACATCAACCAGTGGCAGTCGGCGCATGCCGCCGTCACCGACCGCCGCACCCTGACCGAAGCGCTGCACGGCGCGGACGTGTTCCTGGGGCTGTCGGCGGCGGGCGCGCTCAAGCCCGAGATGGTCAAGGACATGGCGCCCTCGCCGATCATCTTCGCGATGGCGAACCCGGAACCGGAAATCCGCCCCGAACTCGCCAAGGCGGCGCGCCCCGACGCGATCGTCGCGACCGGGCGGTCGGACTATCCGAACCAGGTCAACAACGTCATCGGCTTCCCCTTCATCTTCCGCGGCGCGCTCGACGTGCGCGCGACCGGCATCAATGACGAGATGAAGATTGCCGCCGCCAACGCGATCGCCGAACTGGCGCGCCAGCGTGTGCCGGAGGAAGTGGCGCTGGCCTATGGCACGCAGCACAGCTTCGGCCCCGAATATATCATCCCCGCGCCCTTCGATCCGCGCCTGATGGAGCTGGTCCCCTCGGCGGTGGCCAAGGCGGCGATGGATTCGGGCGTGGCGACGCGGCCGATCCTCGACATGGACGCCTATCGCCAGAAGCTGCGCGCGCGTCTCAACCCGACCACCTCGGTCCTGACGCTGGCCTATGAGGGCGCCAAGGCGCACCCCAAGCGCGTGCTGTTCGCCGAGGGCGAGGAAGAGGTGGTGCTGCGCGCCGCCATCGCATTCAAGGAAGGTGGTTACGGCATTCCGGTGCTGGTCGGGCGCGACGACGTCTATGACCGTCTGGCCGCGCTGGGCGTCACCAACCCCAAGGAATATGAAGTCCATAACAGCCGCACCTCGGAGATGGTGCCGCAGATGGTCGACTTCCTCTATGAGCGGCTCCAGCGGCGCGGTTACCTGAAGCGCGATGCCGAGCGGCTGATCAACCAGGACCGCAACATCTTCGGTTCGGTCATGCTGCAACTGGGCATGGCGGATGCGATGATCACCGGCATCACCCGCACCTATGCGCAGAGCTTCCGCGAGATCCGTCGGGTCATCGATCCGGTCGACGGCAAGGTGCCGTTCGGCATCCACCTGCTCGTCGGGCAGAGCCACACCGTCTTCATCGCCGACACCACGGTCAATGAACGCCCCTCCGCCGAGGAACTGGCCGACATCGCCGAGCGCACCGCGGCGGTGGCGCGCCGCATGGGGCATGAGCCGCGCGTGGCCTTCCTGTCCTATTCGACCTTCGGCAATCCCGAGGGCCAGTGGATCGACAATATCCGCGACGGCGTGGCGGAGCTCGACAAGCGGCAGGTCGGCTTCGAATATGAGGGCGACATGGCCCCCGACGTCGCGCTGAACCCCAAGCAGATGGCGAACTTCCCCTTCTCGCGCCTGTCGGGTCCGGCGAACGTTCTCATCATGCCGGGTCTCCAGTCGGCCAATATCTCGGCCAAGCTGCTGCGCGAACTGGGCGGCGACAGCATGATCGGCCCGATGCTGATCGGCATGGAAAAGCCGGTGCAGATCGCGCCGATGACCTCGACCGCCGGTGACCTGGTCACGCTGGCGGTGCTGGCGGCGGGCGGCATCGCGCGCTGA
- a CDS encoding TonB-dependent receptor, with amino-acid sequence MVKYLVGVATVALIAPGVAAQGLPAQAAVTGTASDPVVADPSTTDTDQSGNSGDVVVLGFGQSRQVQTVTAADLDRLTPGTSPLKAISKLPGVNFQSADPFGAYEWSTKISLRGFNQNQLGFTLDGVPLGDMSYGPTNGLHISRAIISENIASTSVAQGAGALGTASTSNLGGTIQFTSRTPSDTAGIAASGTYGSNDTARAFIRVDSGDLGGGLKGYLSYAYLTTDKWKGYGSQRQHQANAKIVKDFGDRGSITGFFNFSDRRENDYQDLSLDIIKRRGYFNDNISNNYPLAILYAKQATNGAAAAAYQKANGSLNGFSAPYAGVGIGLPSGITLDDGYYDAAGLRRDYLGGVTFDAKLTDSLSLTSTSYYHHNKGQGSWITPYSPTTLGAPNADGTPITNPAPLSFRTTQYSLDRAGTIAKLALTTGANTLALTGWYESNTLHQARRLYGMTDTATPNRNALDYQSNPMSTAWNGKYDTETLQYSVGDTLDIGQLTINGGWKGMRVRNQANVLAGTLARGRIKSQDWFLPQIGAVLHLGNQAEVFASYTENMRAFVAAATAPPFSISQAAFNAVANTVRPEKSKTAEGGLRYRTGGLQLSAVGYYIDFSDRLLTYSVGTAIQGIPPTLNNVGRVESYGAEVSAFYRLTPAFSALASYSYNHATYQQTVRDGSGNLLAEKGRYVVDTPQNMVKGELVYDDSRFFGRVGADYMSKRYFTYLNDQSVAGRVLVDASIGYRFPEAWGGFSIEGSVTNLTDKRYISTIGTNGFTASGDNQTLLAGAPRQWFVTLKKGF; translated from the coding sequence ATGGTGAAGTATCTGGTCGGTGTTGCGACGGTCGCGCTGATCGCACCCGGCGTCGCGGCGCAGGGGTTGCCCGCGCAGGCCGCTGTTACCGGCACGGCGAGCGACCCGGTGGTCGCCGACCCCAGCACGACCGATACCGATCAGTCGGGCAATTCGGGTGACGTCGTCGTGCTCGGCTTCGGCCAGAGCCGCCAGGTCCAGACCGTCACCGCCGCCGATCTCGACCGGCTGACCCCCGGCACGTCGCCGCTCAAGGCGATCTCGAAGCTGCCGGGCGTGAACTTCCAGTCGGCCGATCCCTTCGGCGCCTATGAATGGTCGACCAAGATCTCGCTGCGCGGGTTCAATCAGAACCAGCTGGGCTTCACGCTCGACGGCGTGCCGCTGGGCGACATGAGCTATGGCCCGACCAACGGCCTGCACATCAGCCGCGCGATCATCTCGGAGAATATCGCCTCGACCAGCGTCGCGCAGGGCGCGGGCGCGCTGGGCACCGCCTCGACCAGCAATCTGGGCGGTACCATCCAGTTCACCAGCCGCACCCCGTCCGACACCGCCGGGATCGCCGCGTCGGGCACCTATGGCAGCAACGATACCGCGCGCGCCTTCATCCGTGTCGACAGCGGCGACCTGGGCGGCGGGCTGAAGGGCTATCTGAGCTATGCCTATCTGACTACCGACAAGTGGAAGGGCTATGGCAGCCAGCGTCAGCATCAGGCCAATGCCAAGATCGTCAAGGATTTCGGCGATCGCGGCTCGATCACCGGCTTCTTCAACTTTTCCGACCGTCGCGAGAACGACTATCAGGACCTGAGCCTCGATATCATCAAGCGTCGCGGCTATTTCAACGACAATATCAGCAACAATTATCCGCTGGCGATCCTCTATGCCAAGCAGGCGACCAACGGCGCGGCGGCGGCGGCCTATCAGAAGGCGAACGGTTCGCTGAACGGCTTTTCCGCGCCCTATGCCGGGGTCGGGATCGGCCTGCCGAGCGGCATCACGCTGGACGACGGCTATTATGACGCGGCGGGTCTGCGCCGCGACTATCTGGGCGGCGTAACCTTCGACGCCAAGCTGACCGACAGCCTGTCGCTGACCTCGACCAGCTATTATCATCATAACAAGGGACAGGGGTCGTGGATCACGCCCTACAGCCCGACCACGCTGGGCGCGCCCAATGCCGACGGCACGCCGATCACCAACCCCGCGCCGCTGTCCTTCCGCACGACCCAGTACAGCCTCGACCGCGCGGGGACCATCGCCAAGCTGGCGCTGACCACCGGCGCCAACACGCTGGCGCTGACCGGCTGGTATGAGAGCAACACGCTGCACCAGGCACGTCGCCTCTATGGCATGACCGATACCGCGACGCCGAACCGCAACGCGCTGGACTATCAGAGCAATCCGATGTCGACCGCGTGGAACGGCAAGTACGACACCGAGACGCTGCAATATTCGGTCGGCGACACGCTCGACATCGGCCAGCTGACCATCAATGGCGGTTGGAAGGGGATGCGCGTGCGCAACCAGGCCAATGTGCTGGCGGGGACGCTGGCGCGCGGCCGGATCAAGAGCCAGGACTGGTTCCTGCCGCAGATCGGCGCGGTGCTGCACCTGGGCAACCAGGCGGAGGTCTTCGCCAGCTATACCGAGAATATGCGCGCCTTCGTCGCCGCCGCGACCGCACCGCCCTTCTCGATCAGCCAGGCGGCGTTCAATGCCGTGGCCAACACGGTGCGCCCCGAAAAGTCCAAGACGGCCGAGGGTGGCCTGCGCTATCGCACCGGCGGGCTGCAACTGTCGGCGGTCGGCTATTATATCGACTTTTCCGACCGCCTGCTGACCTATTCGGTCGGCACCGCGATCCAGGGCATTCCGCCGACGCTGAACAATGTCGGCCGCGTCGAAAGCTATGGCGCGGAGGTTTCGGCCTTCTACCGCCTGACCCCGGCCTTCTCGGCGTTGGCCAGCTATTCGTACAATCATGCGACCTATCAACAGACGGTGCGCGACGGTTCGGGCAACCTGCTGGCGGAGAAGGGCCGCTATGTCGTCGACACGCCGCAGAACATGGTCAAGGGCGAGCTGGTCTATGACGACAGCCGGTTCTTCGGCCGGGTCGGCGCGGATTACATGTCGAAGCGCTACTTCACCTATCTGAACGACCAGTCGGTGGCGGGTCGCGTGCTGGTCGATGCCAGCATCGGCTATCGCTTCCCCGAGGCCTGGGGCGGCTTCTCGATCGAGGGCAGCGTGACCAACCTGACCGACAAGCGCTATATCTCGACCATCGGCACCAACGGCTTCACCGCCAGCGGCGACAACCAGACGCTGCTCGCCGGCGCGCCGCGCCAGTGGTTCGTGACGCTGAAAAAGGGATTCTGA
- the treF gene encoding alpha,alpha-trehalase TreF: MIPRPARLRPICLLPMLALLLQAQTPVPVAPPSPADIYGPLFAAVQEAQVFPDGKTFADAVPREEPQAILAAYAREKPVDKAALAAFVHRHFSVRGDEAKARPPLRARIRDLWPVLGRAPFAATLGSSALGLNRGYIVPGDRFQEIYYWDSYFTMLGLKADGQAPLVEAMLANFVDLVERYGHVPNGTRSYYLSRSQPPFLALMMDLSDDRDPPLAKRRLAALIREHDYWMAGADCLDATGACRHVVRMPDGSLLNRYWDARDTPRDESWREDRETAARAAPRPAAIVQRDLRAAAESGWDFSSRWLGDPMRLETIRTTDIVPVDLNSLLWIGETRIAARARAAGDDATAQRFAAMATRRKAAIDHYLWVARERRFADWDRTARRPTAARTAASLFPLFAGLASAEQARAVAASTRATLVGEGGLRTTNIRSGQQWDAPNGWAPLQWIAVEGLGRYGEQALARDIARRWIATVARTYAEMGKLLEKYDVEERRPGGGGEYPTQDGFGWTNGVTAAMLERWPELTPSDGAPR, from the coding sequence ATGATCCCCCGCCCCGCCCGCCTTCGCCCGATATGCCTGCTCCCCATGCTGGCCCTGCTGCTCCAGGCGCAGACGCCGGTTCCGGTCGCGCCGCCCTCGCCCGCCGACATTTATGGCCCGCTATTCGCCGCGGTGCAGGAGGCGCAGGTCTTTCCCGACGGCAAGACCTTCGCCGATGCGGTGCCGCGCGAAGAGCCGCAGGCGATCCTGGCCGCCTATGCGCGTGAGAAGCCGGTGGACAAGGCGGCGCTGGCGGCCTTCGTCCACCGCCATTTCTCGGTGCGCGGCGACGAGGCAAAGGCCCGCCCGCCGCTGCGCGCGCGTATCCGCGACCTGTGGCCCGTGCTGGGCCGCGCGCCCTTCGCCGCAACGCTCGGCTCCTCCGCGCTGGGGCTGAACCGTGGCTATATCGTACCCGGCGACCGGTTTCAGGAAATCTATTACTGGGACAGCTATTTCACGATGCTGGGGCTGAAGGCCGATGGCCAGGCGCCGCTGGTCGAGGCGATGCTCGCCAATTTCGTCGATCTGGTCGAGCGGTACGGCCATGTCCCGAACGGCACGCGCAGCTATTATCTCAGCCGGTCGCAGCCGCCGTTCCTGGCGCTGATGATGGACCTGTCGGACGATCGCGATCCGCCGCTGGCGAAGCGGCGGCTGGCGGCGCTGATCCGCGAGCATGACTATTGGATGGCGGGGGCGGACTGCCTGGATGCCACCGGCGCCTGCCGGCATGTCGTGCGGATGCCCGATGGCAGCCTGCTGAACCGTTATTGGGATGCGCGCGATACGCCGCGCGACGAGAGCTGGCGCGAGGATCGCGAAACCGCCGCCAGGGCCGCGCCCCGCCCCGCCGCGATCGTGCAGCGCGACCTGCGCGCGGCGGCGGAGTCGGGCTGGGACTTCAGCTCGCGCTGGCTGGGCGACCCGATGCGATTGGAGACGATCCGCACCACCGATATCGTGCCTGTCGACCTCAACAGCCTGTTGTGGATCGGCGAAACCCGCATCGCCGCGCGGGCCAGGGCCGCCGGGGACGACGCGACCGCGCAGCGTTTCGCCGCCATGGCGACGCGGCGAAAGGCGGCGATCGACCACTATCTCTGGGTCGCCAGAGAACGGCGCTTCGCCGATTGGGACCGGACGGCCCGGCGCCCCACGGCGGCACGCACCGCCGCCTCGCTCTTCCCGCTGTTCGCCGGGCTGGCGAGTGCCGAGCAGGCGCGCGCGGTCGCCGCATCCACCCGTGCCACGCTGGTCGGCGAGGGCGGGCTGCGCACCACCAATATCCGGTCGGGCCAGCAATGGGATGCCCCCAATGGCTGGGCGCCGCTGCAATGGATCGCGGTCGAGGGGCTCGGCCGCTATGGCGAACAGGCACTGGCCAGGGACATCGCCCGCCGCTGGATCGCGACCGTCGCGCGAACCTATGCCGAGATGGGCAAGCTGCTGGAAAAATACGATGTCGAGGAACGGCGGCCTGGCGGCGGCGGGGAATATCCCACGCAGGACGGGTTCGGCTGGACCAACGGGGTCACGGCGGCGATGCTGGAGCGGTGGCCGGAACTGACCCCTTCGGATGGCGCGCCCCGATAA
- a CDS encoding antitoxin, which translates to MEHEPGIFEQRDEAAEALSLERARADYAAGRYHDHTTVSAWLRTWGTPNRKSFREWLKSSG; encoded by the coding sequence ATGGAGCATGAGCCGGGCATTTTCGAGCAGCGTGACGAAGCGGCGGAAGCGCTGTCGCTGGAACGCGCTCGGGCGGATTACGCCGCCGGGCGCTATCATGACCACACCACCGTTTCCGCCTGGCTCCGCACCTGGGGAACCCCGAACCGCAAATCGTTTCGCGAATGGCTCAAGTCGTCTGGCTGA
- the mutS gene encoding DNA mismatch repair protein MutS, with protein sequence MMAQYLTLKAEAEDCLLFYRMGDFFELFFDDARIASGVLDIALTSRGEHGGEKIPMCGVPVHAATAYLQRLIKAGHRVAIAEQTETPAEAKARGGSKALVARGIVRVVTAGTLTEEALLDAKCDNWCVAIGEAGGAVALAAADISTGRFVVIDVKADALGAELARLAAAEVVAAENAAHAEAASTLRPSATFDSGQGEDRLKRLYGVATLDGFGQFSRAGLSAAGGLVAYLDHTAKGALPFLRPPVLMQAAGAMAIDAATRESLELTQTANGQRKGSLLDAVDRTVTGAGARALAGDIGAPLMDRDAIEARLDLVQHFHDDAALRERLRAALRALPDIGRAIGRIAAGRGSPRDLGQLRDGLDGAWALSEQLSDGPPLLRETTPRLRGHGELIDLLRRALVPSPPIEASEGGYIAAGYDVALDDLRDAGAGGRRAIAALEAEFRQKTGIAALKIRHNGVLGYHVEVPARSADALMKPDSGFTHRQTLAGVVRFNTPELHEVASKVAQAGAHALAAEAAHLEELTAAALASREAIAATADALARLDVASGLAERAVEGGWVRPELVDHSCFEVTGGRHPVVEAAVARSGERFVANDCSLSEASRLWLVTGPNMGGKSTFLRQNALIAVLAQAGSYVPATQAKIGLVDRLFSRVGASDNLARGRSTFMVEMVETAAILAQATPRSFVILDEVGRGTSTYDGLAIAWAVVEAIHEDNRCRCLFATHYHELTRLAERCEALSLHHVRAREWKGELVLLHEVSEGPADRSYGLAVARLAGMPPPTVARAKAVLAKLEAGRAKTGGLAAGLDDLPLFAAAAQAEEEKCDAIRAEVEKLDVDSLSPREALDALYRLKALAREG encoded by the coding sequence ATGATGGCCCAGTATCTGACGCTGAAGGCCGAGGCCGAGGATTGCCTGCTCTTCTATCGCATGGGCGATTTTTTCGAGCTGTTCTTCGACGATGCGCGGATCGCCTCGGGCGTGCTCGACATCGCGCTGACCTCGCGCGGGGAGCATGGCGGTGAGAAGATTCCGATGTGCGGCGTGCCGGTCCATGCTGCGACCGCCTATCTGCAACGGCTGATCAAGGCCGGGCACCGCGTCGCCATCGCCGAGCAGACCGAGACGCCCGCCGAGGCCAAGGCGCGCGGCGGGTCCAAGGCGCTGGTCGCGCGCGGCATCGTGCGCGTCGTCACGGCGGGCACGCTGACCGAGGAAGCGCTGCTCGACGCCAAGTGCGACAATTGGTGCGTCGCGATCGGCGAGGCGGGCGGCGCGGTGGCGCTGGCCGCCGCCGACATCTCGACCGGGCGGTTCGTGGTGATCGACGTGAAGGCGGATGCGCTGGGCGCCGAACTCGCCCGCCTGGCCGCCGCCGAGGTGGTCGCGGCCGAGAATGCGGCCCATGCCGAAGCGGCCAGCACGCTGCGCCCTTCCGCCACGTTCGACAGCGGCCAGGGCGAGGATCGGCTCAAGCGACTCTACGGCGTCGCCACGCTGGACGGGTTCGGGCAGTTCAGCCGAGCCGGACTGTCGGCAGCGGGCGGTCTGGTCGCCTATCTCGACCACACCGCCAAGGGCGCGCTCCCCTTCCTGCGCCCGCCGGTATTGATGCAGGCGGCTGGAGCCATGGCGATCGATGCGGCGACGCGCGAGAGCCTGGAGCTGACCCAGACCGCGAACGGCCAGCGCAAGGGCTCGTTGCTCGACGCGGTGGACCGGACGGTGACGGGCGCAGGCGCCCGCGCGCTGGCCGGGGATATCGGCGCGCCGTTGATGGACCGCGACGCGATCGAGGCCCGGCTCGACCTCGTGCAGCATTTCCATGACGATGCCGCGCTTCGCGAGCGACTGCGCGCGGCGCTGCGGGCGCTGCCCGATATCGGCCGTGCGATCGGGCGGATCGCGGCGGGGCGCGGCTCTCCCCGCGATCTGGGACAGTTGCGCGACGGGCTCGACGGGGCCTGGGCATTGTCTGAACAGTTGAGCGATGGCCCTCCCCTGTTGCGCGAAACGACGCCGCGCCTGCGCGGGCATGGCGAACTGATCGACCTGCTGCGCCGCGCGCTCGTCCCCTCGCCCCCCATCGAGGCCAGCGAAGGGGGCTATATCGCGGCGGGTTATGACGTCGCGCTCGACGATCTGCGCGATGCGGGTGCAGGCGGCCGCCGCGCCATCGCCGCGCTGGAGGCGGAGTTCCGCCAGAAGACCGGGATTGCCGCGCTCAAGATCCGGCATAACGGCGTGCTCGGCTATCATGTCGAGGTGCCCGCGCGGTCGGCCGATGCGCTGATGAAGCCGGATTCGGGCTTCACCCACCGCCAGACGCTGGCGGGCGTCGTCCGCTTCAACACGCCCGAGCTGCACGAGGTCGCCAGCAAGGTCGCGCAGGCCGGTGCCCATGCGCTGGCCGCCGAGGCCGCACATCTGGAGGAACTGACCGCCGCCGCGCTCGCCTCGCGCGAAGCCATCGCCGCGACGGCGGACGCGCTCGCCCGGCTCGACGTGGCGAGCGGTCTGGCCGAACGCGCGGTCGAGGGCGGCTGGGTGCGGCCCGAGCTGGTCGACCATAGCTGTTTCGAGGTGACGGGCGGCCGCCATCCGGTGGTCGAGGCGGCGGTGGCGCGCTCGGGAGAGCGGTTCGTCGCCAATGACTGTTCGCTGTCGGAGGCTTCGCGGCTCTGGCTGGTCACGGGCCCGAACATGGGCGGCAAGTCGACCTTCCTGCGCCAGAACGCCCTGATCGCGGTCTTGGCGCAGGCCGGCTCCTATGTCCCCGCCACCCAGGCGAAGATCGGGCTGGTCGACCGGCTGTTCAGCCGGGTCGGCGCGTCGGACAATCTTGCGCGCGGGCGCTCCACCTTCATGGTCGAGATGGTCGAGACCGCCGCCATCCTGGCGCAGGCGACCCCGCGCAGCTTCGTCATCCTGGACGAAGTGGGGCGCGGCACCTCCACCTATGACGGCCTGGCCATCGCCTGGGCGGTGGTGGAGGCGATCCACGAGGATAATCGCTGCCGCTGCCTGTTCGCGACCCATTATCATGAACTGACCCGGCTGGCGGAACGCTGCGAGGCCCTGTCGCTGCACCATGTCCGCGCGCGCGAGTGGAAGGGCGAGCTGGTCCTGCTGCACGAGGTGTCCGAAGGCCCGGCGGATCGCTCCTATGGCCTGGCAGTGGCGCGGCTGGCGGGCATGCCGCCGCCGACGGTCGCGCGCGCAAAGGCGGTGCTCGCCAAGCTGGAGGCGGGCCGGGCCAAGACCGGCGGGCTGGCGGCGGGGCTGGACGACCTGCCCCTCTTCGCCGCCGCCGCGCAGGCGGAGGAGGAAAAGTGCGACGCGATCCGGGCCGAGGTGGAGAAGCTGGATGTCGACAGCCTGTCGCCGCGCGAGGCGCTGGATGCACTGTACCGGCTGAAGGCCCTGGCGCGGGAGGGGTAA